The following are encoded in a window of Amphibacillus xylanus NBRC 15112 genomic DNA:
- the menA gene encoding 1,4-dihydroxy-2-naphthoate polyprenyltransferase, protein MSFKVFLKLAEIQTKIASFFPFLIGALFVTYRYQSFDWRNTLIFFVALLLFDLTTTVINNYMDYKKASSEQYRREHNIISQESIPLPLVRLTIMTMLIISTGLGIWLVYRTDLLVLFIGMLSFAIGIFYTFGPIPLSRMPLGEVFSGVTMGFGIIFLTIYINAYTEGIANLSFGAGIAQLNVNLLLLLEIALVSLPSVLTISNLMLANNICDLEEDIKNHRFTLPYYIGKKNAVYLFNLLYILVILSIIVAVALDIYPVVLLGIVLIIFPLFKNIKAFNKEQIKHKTFSVAVKNLVLINGAIVVLLSIALLWM, encoded by the coding sequence ATGTCATTTAAAGTGTTTTTAAAACTAGCTGAAATTCAAACGAAAATAGCAAGCTTCTTCCCGTTTTTAATTGGAGCGTTATTTGTTACGTATCGTTATCAAAGTTTTGACTGGAGAAATACGCTTATTTTCTTTGTTGCGCTACTTTTATTTGATTTAACAACAACAGTAATTAATAACTATATGGATTATAAAAAGGCGAGTTCTGAACAATATCGTCGAGAGCATAACATTATTAGTCAGGAGAGCATCCCGTTACCACTTGTTAGGTTAACAATCATGACGATGCTCATCATATCAACTGGCTTAGGAATTTGGCTTGTTTACAGAACAGATTTATTAGTGTTATTTATCGGTATGCTAAGCTTTGCTATTGGGATCTTTTATACTTTCGGACCGATTCCACTGTCACGAATGCCGTTAGGGGAAGTGTTTTCAGGCGTGACAATGGGCTTTGGTATTATATTTCTAACGATTTATATTAATGCTTATACTGAAGGGATTGCTAATCTCAGTTTCGGAGCAGGCATCGCTCAACTTAATGTGAACCTATTATTGCTGTTAGAAATTGCATTGGTTTCTTTGCCTAGTGTGTTGACGATTTCCAACCTTATGCTAGCCAATAATATTTGCGATTTAGAAGAAGATATTAAAAACCATCGCTTTACCTTGCCTTATTACATTGGGAAAAAGAACGCGGTTTATCTCTTTAACCTACTGTATATCCTTGTCATTTTAAGTATTATTGTTGCAGTAGCTTTAGATATATATCCAGTAGTTTTATTAGGTATTGTGCTAATTATTTTTCCGTTATTTAAAAATATTAAAGCTTTCAACAAGGAACAAATTAAGCATAAAACATTTTCAGTAGCAGTAAAAAACTTAGTACTGATTAACGGGGCAATAGTTGTGTTGCTATCAATAGCATTACTTTGGATGTGA
- a CDS encoding energy-coupling factor transporter ATPase, whose amino-acid sequence MNRNGQEEIVTFENVSYRYDLRSEQYALSDVTFSVKRGEWLTVLGANGSGKSTLARLMVGLANPESGSILVDGQSFDQSSRSNLLGKIGIVFQNPDNQFIGTTVQDDVAFSLENLNLPYEEMKIRVEKALKLVGMYELREKDPSQLSGGQKQRVAIAGVLALEPEIMIFDEAFIMLDPKSRKQLLYDLKLIQQQYRLTVISITHDHFETTLADRLLVLSEGKIKDQGDLRDVFMRNKGITPPFSEQFRRKLKQRGIQVPDRYMTNDELVEWLCK is encoded by the coding sequence ATGAATAGAAACGGACAAGAGGAAATCGTAACATTTGAAAATGTGTCATATCGGTATGATCTTAGAAGTGAACAATATGCATTATCGGATGTTACTTTTTCGGTAAAGCGTGGTGAATGGCTAACGGTATTAGGAGCCAATGGATCAGGAAAATCTACGCTTGCAAGATTAATGGTCGGTTTAGCAAATCCGGAATCAGGTTCAATCCTAGTCGATGGACAGTCTTTCGATCAATCAAGCAGATCCAATTTATTAGGAAAGATTGGCATTGTGTTTCAGAATCCGGATAATCAATTTATTGGCACAACTGTTCAGGATGATGTCGCTTTTAGTCTTGAAAATTTAAACTTACCTTACGAAGAGATGAAAATTAGAGTAGAGAAAGCTCTAAAGCTAGTAGGGATGTATGAGTTAAGAGAAAAAGACCCATCTCAATTGTCGGGTGGCCAAAAGCAACGAGTTGCGATCGCAGGAGTGTTGGCACTAGAACCAGAAATCATGATATTTGATGAAGCGTTTATTATGTTAGATCCCAAAAGTCGAAAACAGCTCTTATATGACCTTAAATTGATTCAACAACAGTATAGGCTAACTGTGATCTCAATTACACATGATCATTTTGAAACAACATTAGCAGATCGATTACTTGTACTATCTGAAGGTAAAATTAAAGATCAAGGTGATCTTCGAGATGTTTTTATGCGTAATAAGGGGATTACCCCTCCATTTTCTGAGCAATTCCGTAGAAAACTGAAGCAACGAGGGATTCAAGTGCCCGATAGGTATATGACAAATGATGAATTGGTGGAATGGCTATGCAAATAA
- a CDS encoding energy-coupling factor transporter ATPase produces MQIKFDQVKADYQLGPIRAMNIIDDFSLQISQGTFSAVIGKTGAGKTSMLKLINGLLIPSSGSVQVEEVTINKQTKNSELNKIRKRVGMVFQFPENQLFAETVADDIAFGPKNFGFTRDQVDRVVLDSLKQVGLSEDLLSRSPFSLSGGQKRRVALAGVLATRPDILVLDEPGAGLDSEGKQEIFSLLKTLNQTESMTILVVTHDMNDVLKYADYVLLMDKGKLVCYEEIESFFSNQSQLERWDLDLPDVVHLQRQIEQKTGIQFKRVSLSKSMLIDQLIEEKLL; encoded by the coding sequence ATGCAAATAAAATTTGATCAAGTTAAAGCTGATTATCAATTAGGCCCAATTCGTGCCATGAATATTATTGATGATTTTTCACTTCAGATCTCTCAGGGGACATTTTCAGCAGTTATAGGAAAAACAGGTGCTGGGAAGACAAGTATGCTTAAACTAATCAATGGATTATTGATCCCTTCGTCAGGATCGGTACAAGTTGAAGAAGTCACGATCAATAAACAAACTAAGAATTCAGAGTTAAATAAGATTAGAAAGCGTGTCGGGATGGTTTTTCAGTTTCCTGAGAATCAGCTTTTTGCTGAAACGGTAGCAGATGATATTGCCTTTGGTCCGAAAAATTTTGGTTTCACACGTGATCAAGTTGATCGAGTTGTGTTAGATAGTCTTAAGCAAGTCGGGTTAAGTGAAGATCTTTTATCGAGATCGCCATTTTCATTATCAGGAGGACAAAAGAGGCGTGTGGCATTAGCGGGTGTTCTTGCAACAAGACCTGATATTTTAGTATTAGACGAACCTGGAGCAGGTTTAGACTCAGAAGGAAAACAGGAAATTTTCTCATTACTAAAAACGTTAAATCAAACTGAATCGATGACGATTTTAGTTGTGACGCATGATATGAATGACGTCTTAAAATATGCTGATTATGTATTATTAATGGATAAGGGTAAATTAGTTTGCTATGAAGAGATTGAATCATTCTTTAGTAATCAGAGTCAGCTGGAAAGGTGGGATCTTGACCTACCGGATGTCGTTCATCTGCAACGACAAATAGAGCAAAAAACTGGGATACAGTTTAAAAGAGTCTCACTATCAAAATCTATGTTAATTGATCAACTTATTGAGGAAAAATTATTATGA
- a CDS encoding energy-coupling factor transporter transmembrane component T family protein: MNKLILGRYFPGNSLIHQLDPRAKLCLAIYFIALLFFVNSIVGYLLMIGFVFCVIKLTGVSVRIYLRGIRPLIWLILMAVFFRVIFTAGGTIFVSKGPIAISSYGLLLGFYTFNRFVLIILISTVLTLTTKPVDLTDAIDALLKPLRLIGISTSEFSLMLSISLRFIPNLLDETQKVLDAQRARGVEFGEGRLTEQMKKIVPLIIPLFSSSLKRAEEMADVLEVRGYQPGQKRSSFRRLSWQMRDTISLVLMGCLTIGVVVLNQLTLFERWIY; the protein is encoded by the coding sequence ATGAACAAATTAATCTTAGGACGGTATTTCCCGGGGAATTCATTAATACATCAACTTGATCCACGAGCAAAGCTATGCTTAGCCATTTATTTTATTGCGTTGTTATTTTTTGTGAACTCGATTGTTGGATATTTATTAATGATTGGATTTGTGTTTTGTGTCATTAAATTAACTGGCGTGTCAGTTCGTATCTACTTAAGAGGAATTAGGCCGTTAATATGGCTCATTTTAATGGCTGTCTTTTTTCGAGTGATCTTTACAGCAGGTGGTACAATATTTGTCAGTAAAGGACCGATAGCCATTTCAAGTTATGGATTACTATTAGGTTTTTATACTTTCAATCGATTTGTATTAATTATACTCATCTCAACAGTTTTGACGTTAACGACAAAGCCTGTCGATTTAACAGATGCCATTGATGCTCTATTAAAGCCGCTTCGCCTTATTGGGATCTCGACATCAGAATTTTCATTAATGCTATCAATATCATTACGTTTTATACCGAATTTACTAGATGAGACGCAGAAAGTACTTGATGCTCAACGTGCTAGAGGAGTTGAGTTTGGTGAAGGACGGCTAACGGAACAAATGAAGAAAATAGTTCCATTAATTATCCCACTATTTTCAAGTTCATTGAAACGGGCTGAGGAAATGGCTGATGTGTTAGAAGTAAGAGGTTATCAACCGGGTCAGAAGCGTTCAAGTTTCCGCCGGTTATCTTGGCAGATGCGCGATACAATTAGCCTCGTGCTGATGGGCTGTTTAACAATTGGAGTGGTCGTGTTAAATCAATTAACTTTATTCGAACGGTGGATCTATTAA
- the spoIIE gene encoding stage II sporulation protein E: MISNLVEEKHNNTRRKKRLEHIYQIIKEKDILILVVAFLLGRAVILSELTPFSLAYLVSVWLVKKERCRLVILVSLLGAVTISISNSLIIMISFLFFGFFVSLGVLVESKKYLPYIVFISNFLSRVAYTTLTSNWTGYGIFISFVESLLCAVLVLIFIQSTPLLTPKRYKVSLKNEELISFVILFTSVLAGLSGLVIKGVNLDYIVSRYLILLFAFTGGPTIGATVGVVIGLILSLVNEPTLAQMSLLAFSGLLGGLMKDGKRLTVSLGLLIGTFLLGFYGSEGGQLFPSMISTLLAIILFSLTPKKRLERFARYIPGTHEQFEEQQQYLQKLRDVTANRMEQFSDVFMALSKTFTGKLVEQADFEDDQKATDEFLSHVTERTCQTCFKKAWCWSEHFDDTYHHMKQMKRDLTENGAVSHMTEAKFNKFCVKPHKIEAVMKEELSYYHANQQLRKQVGESRRFVADQLLGVSEVMNNFAKEIVHERDYHDQQEHQILTALQSIGIEVEQLDIYSLKKGEIDIEMTLSVYQYHGEGEKIIAPILSDILDEIVVVKEEEVSPMPNGYCFLIFHSAKKYQLDVGVAHAAQNGGFISGDSYSIMELAAGKFALAISDGMGNGRRASEESMQTLRLLQQILQSGIDEQVAIKSINSVLSLRMTDEVFSTLDLAMVDLQTANAQFLKIGSTPSFVKRGRQVIQIESSNLPIGIVKEFDVEVVEEQLQDGDLLIMTSDGIFEAPKVVENQSIWLKRIIKELKTDDPQDVADLLLEEVIRYSSGLIEDDMTVLVGKVKKFQSKWATIPAYQSQVN, translated from the coding sequence ATGATTTCAAATCTAGTAGAAGAAAAACATAATAATACTCGTCGTAAAAAAAGACTTGAACATATTTATCAAATAATTAAAGAAAAGGATATTTTAATATTAGTCGTTGCCTTTTTGCTTGGAAGAGCAGTCATTTTAAGTGAGTTAACGCCTTTTTCACTAGCTTATTTAGTAAGTGTCTGGTTAGTAAAGAAGGAACGTTGTCGTTTAGTTATATTAGTTAGTTTACTGGGTGCAGTTACTATCAGTATTTCAAACAGCTTAATTATTATGATTAGTTTTTTATTTTTTGGCTTTTTCGTCTCGCTGGGAGTGCTTGTTGAGTCAAAAAAGTATTTACCTTATATCGTATTCATCTCAAACTTTTTAAGTAGGGTTGCCTATACGACGTTAACTAGTAATTGGACAGGCTATGGGATTTTTATTTCTTTTGTTGAATCATTATTATGTGCAGTACTTGTTTTAATCTTTATCCAAAGCACACCATTACTAACACCTAAACGATATAAAGTAAGCCTGAAAAATGAAGAGTTAATTTCCTTCGTGATTCTATTTACTTCTGTTCTTGCTGGTTTATCTGGTTTGGTGATAAAGGGAGTAAATCTCGACTACATTGTTTCAAGATATTTAATCCTATTATTCGCTTTTACAGGTGGGCCAACAATAGGTGCGACTGTCGGTGTAGTCATTGGGTTAATTTTAAGTTTGGTTAATGAGCCAACTTTAGCACAAATGAGTTTACTTGCTTTTAGTGGTTTGTTAGGTGGATTGATGAAGGATGGTAAAAGGTTAACCGTCAGTTTAGGGTTACTTATTGGTACCTTTTTATTAGGGTTTTATGGTTCAGAAGGAGGTCAACTCTTTCCGTCAATGATTTCTACGTTACTAGCGATTATACTTTTTTCACTCACTCCAAAAAAGAGACTTGAGAGATTTGCACGCTATATACCAGGGACACATGAGCAATTTGAAGAGCAACAGCAATATCTGCAGAAGCTTAGAGACGTCACAGCAAATAGAATGGAGCAATTTTCAGATGTATTTATGGCTTTATCAAAAACTTTTACAGGCAAATTAGTTGAGCAAGCAGACTTTGAAGATGATCAAAAGGCGACAGATGAATTTTTGAGCCATGTAACTGAAAGAACTTGCCAAACGTGTTTTAAAAAAGCGTGGTGTTGGTCGGAACACTTTGATGATACGTATCACCATATGAAGCAAATGAAACGTGATCTTACAGAGAATGGAGCTGTTTCACACATGACTGAAGCCAAGTTCAATAAATTTTGTGTTAAACCGCATAAAATTGAAGCGGTTATGAAAGAGGAGCTGTCATATTATCATGCTAATCAACAACTTAGAAAGCAAGTTGGTGAAAGCCGTCGTTTTGTTGCGGATCAACTGTTAGGAGTATCTGAGGTTATGAACAACTTCGCAAAAGAGATTGTACATGAACGTGACTATCACGATCAGCAAGAACATCAAATTTTAACTGCGCTCCAATCAATCGGAATTGAGGTTGAACAACTCGATATATATTCATTAAAAAAAGGGGAAATTGATATTGAAATGACGTTATCAGTGTACCAATATCATGGTGAAGGAGAAAAGATAATTGCCCCAATACTTTCAGATATATTAGATGAAATTGTCGTTGTAAAAGAAGAGGAAGTCTCCCCGATGCCTAATGGGTACTGCTTCTTAATCTTCCACTCAGCTAAAAAGTATCAATTAGATGTTGGTGTTGCTCATGCGGCACAAAATGGAGGATTTATATCTGGTGATAGCTACTCGATTATGGAGCTTGCGGCAGGGAAATTTGCCTTAGCTATTAGTGATGGTATGGGAAATGGCAGACGGGCAAGTGAGGAAAGTATGCAGACATTAAGACTGTTGCAGCAAATATTACAATCGGGGATTGATGAACAAGTAGCGATTAAATCCATTAATTCCGTATTATCATTAAGGATGACTGACGAGGTATTCTCAACGTTAGATTTGGCGATGGTAGATTTACAAACTGCTAATGCACAATTTCTGAAAATTGGCTCAACGCCAAGCTTTGTTAAGCGTGGTAGACAAGTTATTCAAATAGAGTCTAGTAATTTACCAATCGGAATTGTTAAGGAATTTGATGTTGAGGTAGTAGAGGAACAGCTACAGGATGGAGATTTATTAATAATGACGAGTGATGGCATCTTTGAAGCACCTAAAGTCGTTGAGAATCAATCGATCTGGTTAAAGCGCATTATCAAAGAGCTTAAAACAGATGACCCACAAGATGTGGCGGATTTATTACTAGAGGAGGTTATTCGCTATTCGTCTGGTCTGATTGAGGATGATATGACCGTATTAGTAGGTAAAGTGAAGAAATTCCAATCTAAGTGGGCGACAATTCCTGCATACCAATCACAAGTTAATTAA
- a CDS encoding vWA domain-containing protein has product MRKGKLKQILLITDGCSNQGEDPTLVSSYINEQGITVNVIGVLDQRQSESDSLSEVEDIASAGGGVCQIVYPQALSQTVQAVTRQAMTQTLQSVVNQELQQILGKQETIEDLSPDQRGEVLEVVEDLTETSDLQLLVLVDTSASMQKKLPTVKEALIDLSISMNSRIGDNQFSVYTFPGKRKSINKVLDWSANLNKLEAIFPKLTSGGMTPTGPALKEALYAFSQTGLLRSLRRDVKSEEVDFGI; this is encoded by the coding sequence ATGAGAAAAGGGAAACTAAAACAAATTTTATTAATAACAGATGGTTGTTCAAATCAAGGGGAAGATCCGACTTTAGTATCAAGCTATATTAACGAGCAAGGTATTACTGTTAATGTGATCGGTGTACTTGATCAACGTCAATCAGAGTCTGATAGTCTATCAGAGGTTGAGGATATAGCCTCTGCTGGTGGTGGAGTGTGTCAAATAGTCTACCCGCAAGCACTTAGTCAAACGGTGCAAGCTGTTACGAGACAAGCAATGACACAAACACTACAAAGTGTAGTTAATCAAGAGTTACAACAGATTCTTGGTAAGCAAGAAACAATCGAGGATTTATCACCTGACCAAAGAGGTGAGGTGCTAGAAGTTGTCGAAGATTTAACGGAGACGAGTGATTTACAACTGCTAGTTTTAGTTGATACGAGTGCAAGTATGCAGAAGAAGTTACCGACTGTAAAAGAGGCACTGATAGATTTGTCAATTAGTATGAATTCAAGAATAGGGGATAATCAATTTTCAGTTTATACGTTTCCTGGAAAGAGGAAGTCGATTAATAAAGTGCTAGATTGGTCAGCTAATCTGAACAAATTAGAAGCAATTTTCCCTAAATTAACGAGCGGTGGAATGACACCTACAGGCCCCGCACTAAAAGAAGCGTTATATGCATTTAGTCAAACTGGTTTATTAAGGAGTTTGAGAAGAGATGTTAAGTCAGAAGAAGTCGACTTCGGCATTTAA
- a CDS encoding protein kinase domain-containing protein has protein sequence MLSQKKSTSAFNLPVGSQIIGKWNKQTYTILRLLGKGAIGAVYLVKNRDGQFAALKISDQIASISSEVNVLKKLTKVHGSTPGPSLFDTDDWISRSGQSYPFYTMEYVHGERLDQFISSKGIDWLAVLLCQLLSELEKLHQLGFVLGDLKIDNLIVTKSPIRLRFIDVGGVTSFGRSVKEYTDFYDRGYWKFGDRKAEPKYDLFSLAMVAIHCVYPNQFKKTDQPRRQLLNKLKQSKSLANYQLFLERALLGKYKSCFEMKRDLEKYHLRRMQRRQPNQSLANYDNQVSWIEIVILSMISLITGLISYLF, from the coding sequence ATGTTAAGTCAGAAGAAGTCGACTTCGGCATTTAATTTGCCAGTTGGGAGTCAAATTATAGGGAAGTGGAACAAGCAGACCTATACGATCTTGCGCTTACTTGGAAAAGGGGCGATTGGTGCAGTCTATTTAGTTAAAAATAGAGATGGTCAATTTGCTGCGTTAAAAATTAGCGATCAAATAGCATCAATCTCTTCTGAAGTCAACGTATTAAAAAAACTCACTAAGGTCCATGGGTCAACCCCAGGACCTTCTTTGTTTGATACTGATGATTGGATTAGTAGAAGCGGTCAAAGTTATCCTTTCTATACTATGGAGTATGTACACGGTGAACGGCTTGATCAGTTTATTTCAAGCAAAGGAATTGATTGGCTCGCTGTCTTACTTTGTCAGTTGTTATCAGAATTAGAGAAACTTCATCAATTAGGGTTTGTCTTAGGGGATTTAAAGATAGACAACTTAATTGTAACGAAAAGTCCAATCCGACTTCGCTTTATTGATGTAGGTGGTGTCACATCATTTGGTCGATCAGTTAAAGAATATACTGACTTTTATGATAGAGGATATTGGAAATTTGGTGATCGAAAGGCAGAACCAAAATATGATTTGTTTTCTTTAGCGATGGTAGCAATACATTGTGTGTATCCTAATCAATTCAAAAAAACTGATCAACCTAGGCGACAACTGTTAAATAAACTAAAGCAGTCTAAGTCTTTAGCAAATTATCAGTTGTTTTTAGAACGAGCTCTATTAGGGAAGTATAAAAGTTGTTTCGAGATGAAGCGGGATTTAGAAAAATACCATTTAAGAAGAATGCAAAGAAGGCAACCTAATCAATCACTTGCAAACTATGATAATCAGGTCAGTTGGATTGAAATTGTAATCTTATCTATGATTAGTTTGATAACGGGTTTAATTAGTTATTTATTCTAG
- the tilS gene encoding tRNA lysidine(34) synthetase TilS has protein sequence MLVTEVDRYIEKHQLIKPNSKIMIGVSGGPDSMALLHYLLTKRSLFNLDLIAVTVEHGLRGEASLQDVEYVRNYCLQNQIQFETKQINVKEYQKAHKLGTQEASRILRYQAFNQLMKSYQADYLALAHHADDQVETVFMRLTRGTHLDSLQGIKNKRDFSTGVLIRPFLSITKETIEQYCEQQGIIPRRDQSNEQDTYTRNYFRLHVLPLLKQKNPNLTETILHMTDKIAEDSQYLNIQAKKLSQELLTFSRNPKKVTVRINDLIKHPRALQRRLFHLILEYLYEELPDRLNYRHENQFFDLINHHQASLSIDLPLQLEMIKSYQFVTFQFKEDTKKNYHIPLIIPGKMALPNHDELITEVVDTIESTEDTRSIFYIPIINGQLPDLSVRSRLPGDRIYLVHLNGRKKVSRIFIDEKIPLAKREQWPILITGDNHILWVVGLEKSDRYMQVEATQYLKITHRENIDF, from the coding sequence ATGCTAGTGACAGAAGTTGATCGCTATATTGAAAAACATCAGCTAATTAAGCCCAATTCAAAGATTATGATTGGTGTTTCAGGCGGACCTGATTCAATGGCCTTACTTCATTATTTGTTAACAAAACGAAGTTTATTTAATTTGGACTTAATTGCCGTTACGGTAGAGCATGGGTTAAGAGGAGAAGCGTCGCTTCAAGATGTAGAGTACGTTAGGAATTACTGTTTACAAAATCAAATCCAATTTGAAACGAAGCAAATAAACGTCAAAGAGTATCAAAAAGCTCATAAATTAGGTACTCAAGAAGCTTCGAGGATTTTAAGATATCAAGCGTTTAATCAGCTGATGAAAAGTTATCAAGCTGATTATTTAGCTTTAGCCCATCATGCAGACGACCAGGTAGAAACTGTCTTTATGCGATTAACTAGAGGGACACATCTTGATTCTTTACAAGGGATAAAAAACAAACGCGATTTTTCTACAGGAGTTTTGATTCGGCCATTTTTGTCAATCACTAAAGAGACGATTGAGCAATACTGTGAACAACAGGGGATCATACCAAGGCGTGATCAATCGAATGAACAAGATACCTATACGAGAAATTACTTTCGCCTACACGTCTTACCACTATTAAAACAAAAGAATCCAAATTTAACTGAAACAATTTTGCATATGACTGATAAAATAGCAGAAGATAGTCAATATTTAAATATTCAAGCAAAAAAATTAAGTCAAGAACTGTTAACTTTTTCGCGTAACCCCAAAAAGGTAACCGTTCGAATTAATGACTTAATAAAACACCCTCGTGCTTTACAAAGAAGGTTGTTTCATCTAATATTAGAATATCTATATGAAGAGCTACCAGATCGGTTAAATTATAGACACGAAAATCAATTCTTTGACTTAATTAATCATCATCAAGCCAGTCTATCTATTGATTTGCCACTACAATTAGAAATGATTAAGTCATATCAATTCGTAACCTTTCAATTTAAAGAGGATACGAAAAAGAACTATCACATTCCATTGATAATTCCAGGAAAAATGGCATTACCAAATCATGATGAATTAATTACAGAAGTAGTTGATACGATTGAATCAACAGAAGATACCCGATCTATTTTTTACATTCCGATTATTAACGGTCAATTACCTGATTTGTCCGTTCGGTCTCGTCTACCAGGAGATCGAATTTACTTAGTTCACCTTAACGGTAGGAAAAAAGTTAGCAGAATCTTTATAGATGAAAAAATACCTTTAGCTAAGCGAGAACAATGGCCAATTTTAATAACGGGGGATAATCATATTCTTTGGGTCGTTGGTCTTGAAAAAAGTGATCGCTATATGCAAGTAGAGGCAACACAATATTTGAAGATAACACATCGAGAGAACATCGATTTTTAG
- the hpt gene encoding hypoxanthine phosphoribosyltransferase — protein MHNDIEKILVTEEEIQEKCRELGKQLAEEYKDRFPLAIGVLKGALPFMSDILRHMDTYLEMDFMDVSSYGGGTTSSGEVKIEKDLNTKVEGRDLLIIEDIIDSGLTLSYLVDLFKYRKARSIKIVTLLDKPAGRTVDIKADVVGFKVPNEFVVGYGLDYQEKYRNLPYIGVLKPHVYGAE, from the coding sequence ATGCACAATGATATTGAAAAAATACTTGTAACAGAAGAAGAAATTCAAGAGAAATGTCGGGAATTAGGGAAACAACTAGCGGAAGAATATAAAGATAGATTCCCGTTAGCCATTGGCGTTTTAAAAGGTGCATTACCATTTATGTCAGACATTCTTCGACATATGGATACGTATCTTGAAATGGATTTTATGGATGTCTCTAGTTACGGCGGTGGCACAACTTCATCTGGAGAAGTGAAAATTGAAAAAGATCTAAATACTAAAGTTGAAGGTCGAGATTTGTTGATCATTGAAGATATTATTGATTCAGGTCTGACACTTAGCTATTTAGTTGATCTGTTCAAATACCGCAAGGCACGTTCGATTAAAATTGTTACTTTACTAGATAAACCTGCGGGCAGAACGGTTGATATAAAAGCAGACGTGGTTGGTTTTAAAGTACCTAATGAATTTGTTGTTGGATATGGTTTAGATTATCAAGAGAAATACCGTAACCTCCCTTATATTGGTGTGTTAAAACCACATGTATATGGTGCAGAATAA